The Xiphias gladius isolate SHS-SW01 ecotype Sanya breed wild chromosome 17, ASM1685928v1, whole genome shotgun sequence genome includes the window CTCCCTTAGACCTACAAAAAATTATCTTGGATTGCAAAAAACAATTCAGTCTCCTCAGTCTTACGGGAAGAATCATAATGTCCGTTTAGGACATGAAATGGCAGGGACATTTGGGTTGATTATCACTGTAAGTCTGAAAAACAGTGACCGAGTCCTGCGAAGGCAATTTGAGGGTGAGTATGTTGTGCAAATTTATCTACTAGACATATGGAATTGTAACAAATACAAGAGGACAGATCACATTCAAGACAAATTTAatgttcttttcctcttcttttcagtGAATAAACATAATGTACATTATAATATATTGCACTTGCACTTGAATAAaccatttaataaattaaagtacaaacattttttgtttgttaattttatcAGTAGCATCTTTAGACGTATTATGTACTAAATTGATAACGTATAGCCTCTGAAAAGACCAATAAAGATGACCCAAGTATGAGGAGTTCATTGCACATGTCAGCTGTCTGCGGAAGCAGCCTTGAGAGAGGAGCGTGTCCCCTTTTTGGGTGCGGAgggggaggatggagaggaaggaggggagagagaggacggagaggaggaggaggaggaggaggcagagacaggGGAGGAGTCAGGGGAAACTGAGCGACGTCTGGTGGGGCTGCTGCTGGGGGAGCCACGGGGTGAAGAGTAGGGCGACAGGGCCTGGAGCATACGTCCACTCCGCTCCTGAATCGCATGCTAAAcaatgacagagacagaaaaaggtttACTGTCTTGTTATGTTGCGTTTCGTTGAAGTGCTTCAGTGGATTGTTTTCTGATGGAATGTTCTGTGACCTGTTCATTGTACTTGCTTTCACCCAACCTGTCATTTTTATGTATACTCCGGTCATTTCCCACATTAACCAGAGTGCCTCTTGTCATTGTCCAGAGGATGGCTCCGGAGAGACAACTATCAAGTAATTTTGATGAAGAAACACGATGACACATCAAGATCTGACGTTATAagaagcatgtttttttttctgttgtatttcgGCAAATTTCTGGATATTTATCGAAAAGCGGGGAAAGCATCAGAGATACTACAATCCCCGTACATTGTCAGTTGTGCTGAGTCCAGGAGTGTGTGTATTCTGAGttcagactgagactgagattgatgagttatgactctgagaaaCAGGTTGTAATGGCAGCGCCAAgctattttttcccccttccccTTGTTGCTCGATGCACTGGCGCCCAGGTCAATTGCCTATGTCACCTATACTATGTTTTTTATGCATAGGCCTTTGCCATTATTGTAGATGTCACTCATGTCTTGAAACTGTATTGCAGTTTGTTCCATTGAGGCCACTGTTGGTGGATGAGCTGGTATCTCTGCCTCTTTGTGATGGAGACAGCTCTTTGTGATTGTTACATGTCCAACTTTATAAGTTTCAAGTGAAGTGCTTGTTCTTTGATTGTGATACACTGACAACAAAACCTGATGTTTACCACTGAAgcttgaaggaatagtttgagatttttggaaatttgcttaattgctttctttctgccttCTGTCGATACTAGTCTCAGACGTTTCTTTTCAATCTGATGCTGGAATGAGCAGCCcgttagcatagcttagcatgTAGACGGGAAATAGTTAGCGGGGCTTTGTCCGAAGCTAATATATCCACTTACCAGaccctctaaagctcactaattaacattatatttcatttgtttcatctgcacaaaaaccaaagtgtaaaaatgacaatttgtgattttacagGGGAGTTATGTGTGGAACTGTTTTCTTCACTGGTTCCCTGGCAAGACTTCAAGAAGTTATATATTTAATCAAGATCACATCAATCAAGACTTATCAAGATAATATAAATACACCACTAAACAACAAACTCAGCCTAGAAATTAAAGGTTCTATATCTGTCATGGTTTAAGAGGGATTTTCCCTTCAATTAGCGTGTCCTGTGGATTAATGTAAAAGCAAACGTGCCCAGGCTCCGTCAGGTCCAAAAAGCTCCAAGAAGTTGCCAATGAACTCTCGCGACTTCTCTTCCCACTTGTGGATGAGGTCTTGGCTCTTCTCTTCCACTCTGTAGACAAAGTGTTTGGACTTCTCCTCCACAGTACGGACTGTCTCTTTCATCTTGTCCACCTGGTTCTGGAGTCGGTACTTGTTCTCCTgtcagaaaaagacaaagcacGTGACCATCAGTACATTTGcgattatttatatattgtgttAAGTATGGTTTgctttaataacatttttttattattttattatttattattaaatatgattTCTCTTACATTAATGAATCCAACATTTAGTTCTCGGGCTGTGTAGCCTCTTTGCAGGTTGCGCCGAACGTAGATGTCATAGTCTCGGACGATGCGAGTGATCAGATCGGATGTGGAGATGCCCTCTGTCCTCTGAGTGGCCACAAACATTCCTGACATGAATACACAGATAATTTAAACACATGTAATTCATTCAAGTGATATGAAAAATGACAACTAGATTTCATCATAATGAGTTATAAGCATCTTCACCTGCTTCCTTAATGTGTTTATAAACATCCTCCGATCCAGCAGAGGTGTAAGGGATATCATCATGGGCCACAAAGTCAATCTGTGAGTGCAACAGGACAGTTTTCAGACTGATTGAACACCAGATATCTCTGTTGTCGTCACTGTATGACATAATAAGAAGCTGTGTGTCCAGCGACTGCGTGACCCGTGACCTTATGTCTCTTGAGGAACTCTGTGGTAAGGGTCCAGGGAGCGTCCCGCACCACCTCGTCAACGTAACGGCAGTGTCTCAGGGCTTCGTAGCGTTCATCCTCCGTCATCACCGTGTAGCCCTTAAACTTGTGGGTCAGTTCATCACTGCAGACTAGTGAAACAGGAATTTACATGTGATGTCTTACATTAAATCCAAGACTTTAAACTGGAATTAAAATGGAAGATTTAGCCCAAAGACCTGTAAGATTTTGACCCATTAAAGGCCATTTTATTCTAGGATTAGGATTCATATTCAGCTAACGGTGCTcttttttcatgtaaacaagGGGTTAAACTGTCTTATTTTtccaatgtgtttttaatgtaatttgttgAGAGAGGGAGTAACATTCATACTTTACCTCCTACTATCAGATAAGTGTTGGGGAACACATTTTTGGCCTGCATCAGAGCTCGAGCATGCCCCGAATGGAAAAGATCAAAGATCCCATCAGCGTAGACTCGCACCGGACGATGAGCTACAAGATAAGAAATATGAAACCATGTTCTTAAGTGCCAACATGACATTACAAAACCCCATTGTAAATTACAGGGATTTACTGATATGCCATCTTGATGCAATTACTGATACCTGATCAGCCAATAAagatcttttattttgttgctaatGTATCAGTCATATGACGTGACACATTCCTGGAGCAAAAgatcataataataacaaccTTACCATCAACCAAATAACTAGCAGTAAAACAATATTGTACTGATACTGAAATCACTTTTTACAGCTGATGTCTGCTGATACCAACATACTGAAGCATCTCAAGTAAGTAATTCTCTTACTAGCTTACAAGATCCAAAGACACTCTCGGTTACATGACATTAATTAGCATTGTAAACAAAAACTATCAACAAGTGTGACCTGGTGTGCCCCTCCGTGCTTGGGCGATGGTCAACTTTTCATGGGGGATCTCTGATTCACAACCTGCAGAACTGGTAAAAGTAGCCGGCTCCCGCAGGGCctaaacaaagagacagagaacacagaggaaaaaaagacaccttAAGGCTCATCCAATGGTGCGTTCTTCCACTTTAACGTTTTCCACTTTTcatactcacattcacacctaagGGCAATTGTTAAGTTTCCGGTTTACCTAACCTGCATGTATGTGTACTGTGGGAGGAAAAGGGTGTTACTGGGAATCATGCTGTAGTTGAAACACACTggcaattaaaaaacaaaacagtgcaggAGGACAATATACAGCCACACAGTTATTGCAGAATTTAGAATTGAAGTAATGTAATATTAACAGTGATTTTAtaggtttatttttataaaacataagGTATTGTAAATTGGCAGGTTGGGACTCCTCTCTAGATttaacattataaaaaataatattatcaAAACAAGATAAGCTTTGATAATATCTTCAGGGCAGCTTTGAACAATCTCATCACTCTGAAGTAATGAGCTTCCTGATATGTCATGgactttgtgttgtgtgtagaTACATATACGCACTTTTATCTGCTGTGTTGTAAGATATACTTTGAACTTTGATTCTGCTCAGACATCTGATGTTTCTTTCATTAAACTATAAGATTGTTTAGTTTAATGGCTT containing:
- the pcyt1bb gene encoding phosphate cytidylyltransferase 1, choline, beta b, with the translated sequence MAGRRRGRGSNVQQQQAQQNQRGGPRRALREPATFTSSAGCESEIPHEKLTIAQARRGTPAHRPVRVYADGIFDLFHSGHARALMQAKNVFPNTYLIVGVCSDELTHKFKGYTVMTEDERYEALRHCRYVDEVVRDAPWTLTTEFLKRHKIDFVAHDDIPYTSAGSEDVYKHIKEAGMFVATQRTEGISTSDLITRIVRDYDIYVRRNLQRGYTARELNVGFINENKYRLQNQVDKMKETVRTVEEKSKHFVYRVEEKSQDLIHKWEEKSREFIGNFLELFGPDGAWHAIQERSGRMLQALSPYSSPRGSPSSSPTRRRSVSPDSSPVSASSSSSSSPSSLSPPSSPSSPSAPKKGTRSSLKAASADS